In Brassica rapa cultivar Chiifu-401-42 chromosome A06, CAAS_Brap_v3.01, whole genome shotgun sequence, a single window of DNA contains:
- the LOC117126006 gene encoding cyclin-dependent kinase B2-1-like, whose translation MLARDPHIVRLMDVKQGLSKDGKTVLYLVFEYMDTDVKKYIRSFRQTGDNIPLQIIKILMYQLCKGIAFCHGHGVLHRDLKPYNLLMDPKTMRLKIADLGLARAFTLPMKKYTHEIVTLWYRAPEVLLGATHYSTAVDMWSVGCVFAELVTNQAILAGDSELQRPHHHSHLNFLIRLEKILR comes from the exons ATGCTCGCTCGCGATCCTCACATCGTCAG GTTGATGGATGTTAAGCAAGGACTGAGCAAAGATGGCAAAACTGTGCTCTACCTGGTGTTCGAGTACATGGACACTGACGTCAAGAAGTACATCAGAAGTTTCCGTCAAACCGGAGACAACATTCCTCTCCAAATCATCAAGATCTTGATGTACCAACTCTGCAAAGGAATCGCGTTCTGCCATGGACACGGTGTGCTGCACAG AGATCTTAAGCCTTACAATCTCTTGATGGATCCCAAGACGATGAGGCTCAAGATTGCAGATCTTGGTTTAGCCAGAGCCTTCACTCTCCCTATGAAGAAGTATACCCATGAG ATAGTGACTCTATGGTATAGAGCTCCAGAAGTTCTTCTTGGTGCCACTCATTACTCTACAGCTGTTGATATGTGGTCTGTTGGCTGCGTTTTTG CTGAGCTTGTGACCAACCAAGCGATTCTTGCTGGGGACTCTGAGCTCCAACGTCCTCACCATCACTCTCACTTAAACTTCTTAATCAGACTTGAAAAAATTCTTCGGTAA